In Luteimonas sp. MC1750, the following proteins share a genomic window:
- the ttcA gene encoding tRNA 2-thiocytidine(32) synthetase TtcA has translation MSIVLPLAEPAPRAHRASHEAQRLGKRLRHQVGRAVADFGMIEDGDRVMVCLSGGKDSYTMLDVLLQLQKKAPVSFSLTAVNLDQKQPGFPEHVLPDYLRSLGVDFHIIEQDTYSVVSRVVPEGKTMCSLCSRLRRGALYTWAAEHGYTRIALGHHRDDMVATFFLNLFFHAKLSAMPPKLLSDDGRHVVIRPLAYVREDDIAAYAEARAFPIIPCNLCGSQENLQRKQVQRMMRDWERETPGRIEQIARALGDVRPSQLADPKLFDFLGLGHRDAAAVADAHDWLAGEPHDAPRAGDAA, from the coding sequence ATGAGCATCGTCCTGCCCCTCGCCGAACCCGCGCCCCGCGCGCACCGCGCCTCGCACGAGGCGCAGCGCCTGGGCAAGCGGCTGCGCCACCAGGTCGGCCGGGCCGTCGCCGACTTCGGCATGATCGAGGACGGCGACCGGGTGATGGTCTGCCTGTCCGGCGGCAAGGACAGCTACACCATGCTCGACGTGCTGCTGCAGCTGCAGAAGAAGGCGCCGGTGTCGTTCTCGCTGACCGCGGTGAACCTGGACCAGAAACAGCCGGGCTTCCCGGAGCACGTGCTGCCCGACTACCTGCGCTCGCTCGGCGTCGACTTCCACATCATCGAGCAGGACACCTACTCGGTCGTCTCGCGCGTGGTCCCCGAAGGCAAGACCATGTGCTCGCTGTGCTCGCGCCTGCGCCGCGGCGCGCTGTACACCTGGGCCGCCGAGCACGGCTACACCCGGATCGCGCTGGGCCACCACCGCGACGACATGGTGGCCACGTTCTTCCTCAACCTGTTTTTCCACGCCAAGCTCAGCGCGATGCCGCCGAAGCTGCTGTCCGATGACGGGCGCCACGTGGTCATCCGGCCGCTCGCCTACGTGCGCGAGGACGACATCGCCGCCTATGCCGAGGCCAGGGCGTTCCCGATCATCCCCTGCAACCTCTGCGGCTCGCAGGAGAACCTGCAGCGCAAGCAGGTGCAGAGGATGATGCGCGACTGGGAGCGCGAGACACCCGGGCGCATCGAGCAGATCGCCCGCGCGCTGGGCGACGTCCGGCCCTCGCAGCTCGCGGATCCGAAGCTCTTCGACTTCCTCGGCCTCGGCCATCGCGACGCGGCGGCGGTCGCCGACGCTCACGACTGGCTGGCCGGCGAGCCCCACGACGCGCCGCGCGCCGGCGACGCCGCCTGA
- a CDS encoding recombination-associated protein RdgC, protein MFFRNLTLFRFPVSLDLEGLEEALATHPLKPVGPLELSSRGFVPALGRDSEAYSHRIGDAAWVAVGGEDRLLPAAVVNDMLARKLEEAEEREGRRPGGRARKRMKDELVHELLPRAFVRPSRTDALLDLKHGLCIVDSSSRKSAEAVVSALRQALGSFPALPANAEVAPRSVLTGWIAGEPLPEGLSLGEECELKDGNDTGAIVKCQRQDLGSEEITHHLEAGKQVTKLALELDDHVSFVLGEDLVVRKLKFLDGAVDQLEGGDRDDMRAELDARFSLMSAEVRRLFEILEPSLKLSRVDA, encoded by the coding sequence ATGTTCTTCCGCAACCTGACCCTGTTCCGCTTTCCCGTCTCGCTCGACCTCGAAGGCCTCGAGGAGGCCCTGGCCACCCATCCGCTCAAGCCGGTCGGCCCGCTCGAGCTGTCCTCGCGCGGATTCGTGCCCGCGCTGGGCCGCGACTCCGAGGCCTACTCGCACCGCATCGGCGACGCCGCGTGGGTGGCGGTGGGCGGCGAGGACCGCCTGCTGCCGGCCGCGGTGGTCAACGACATGCTCGCGCGCAAGCTCGAGGAGGCCGAGGAGCGCGAAGGGCGCCGCCCCGGCGGCCGCGCGCGCAAGCGGATGAAGGACGAGCTCGTGCACGAGCTCCTGCCGCGCGCCTTCGTCCGTCCCTCGCGCACCGACGCCCTGCTCGACCTCAAGCACGGCCTGTGCATCGTCGACTCCTCCTCGCGCAAGAGCGCCGAGGCGGTGGTGTCGGCGCTGCGCCAAGCGCTGGGCAGCTTCCCCGCGCTGCCGGCCAATGCCGAAGTCGCGCCGCGCAGCGTGCTGACCGGCTGGATCGCCGGCGAGCCGCTGCCCGAAGGCCTGTCGCTTGGCGAGGAGTGCGAGCTCAAGGACGGCAACGACACCGGCGCGATCGTGAAGTGCCAGCGCCAGGACCTCGGCAGCGAGGAGATCACCCACCACCTCGAGGCCGGAAAGCAGGTCACGAAACTCGCGCTGGAGCTCGACGACCACGTGTCCTTCGTGCTCGGCGAAGACCTGGTGGTGCGCAAGCTGAAGTTCCTCGACGGCGCCGTCGACCAGCTCGAAGGCGGCGACCGCGACGACATGCGCGCCGAACTCGACGCGCGCTTCTCGCTGATGTCGGCCGAAGTGCGCAGGCTGTTCGAGATCCTCGAGCCGTCGCTGAAGCTGTCGCGCGTGGATGCCTGA
- a CDS encoding SprT family zinc-dependent metalloprotease: MSSLLRLLLTKSEAPGTRNITRDTVALALDDGSEVEVVRVRDPRARRLRLSVDERGARLTLPPRASAISGTRFLEQHRDWLAAQLRAHAIDDLVMPLERGVTPALPLRGVMQPLRWEAGRFACVARDGDQLVFRHTGRGGDAALRRALRDFYEGEARADIGAWLPRYLPTLPRAPARIRVKAMSSQWGSLAPDGTLALDLSLVLGRPSAFEYVLVHELCHLLHADHSPAFWAQVEARFPQWRDERDWFRVHGRRLKAMLRQLSGPTG; the protein is encoded by the coding sequence ATGTCGTCCCTGCTGCGCCTGCTGCTCACGAAGTCCGAAGCGCCGGGCACCCGCAACATCACGCGCGACACCGTCGCGCTTGCCCTGGACGATGGCAGCGAGGTCGAGGTGGTGCGCGTGCGCGATCCGCGCGCGCGCCGGCTGCGCCTGTCGGTCGACGAACGCGGCGCGCGGCTGACGCTGCCGCCGCGCGCGAGCGCGATCTCCGGCACGCGCTTCCTCGAACAGCACCGCGACTGGCTGGCCGCGCAGCTGCGCGCGCACGCCATCGACGACCTGGTGATGCCGCTCGAGCGCGGCGTGACCCCGGCCCTGCCGCTGCGCGGGGTGATGCAGCCGCTGCGCTGGGAGGCCGGCCGCTTCGCGTGCGTGGCGCGCGACGGCGACCAGCTGGTGTTCCGCCACACCGGCCGCGGTGGCGACGCGGCGCTGCGGCGCGCCCTGCGCGATTTCTACGAGGGCGAGGCGCGCGCCGACATCGGCGCCTGGCTGCCGCGCTACCTGCCGACCCTGCCGCGCGCGCCGGCGCGCATCCGGGTCAAGGCGATGTCGTCGCAGTGGGGCTCGCTCGCGCCCGACGGCACGCTCGCACTGGACCTGTCGCTGGTGCTCGGCCGGCCGTCGGCCTTCGAGTACGTGCTGGTCCACGAGCTCTGCCACCTGCTGCATGCCGACCATTCGCCGGCGTTCTGGGCGCAGGTCGAGGCGCGCTTCCCGCAGTGGCGCGACGAGCGCGACTGGTTCCGGGTCCACGGTCGCCGGCTCAAGGCGATGCTGCGGCAGCTGTCCGGTCCGACAGGTTGA
- a CDS encoding alpha/beta hydrolase → MTRGFELALPGGTVRGLRAGAEGAPRVLALHGWLDNAASFAPLAPFLPGLDLVVPDLPGHGRSDHLPRGMDYSFAGAVHGVLDIADALGWEHFALLGHSMGAGIASLVAAACPARVQRLVAIEALGALAEVPERTVERLRQAVEATRALPGKRLRVFPDLELAVRARMQANGLDEAVARLLVERGTEAVEGGWRWSSDPRLTLPTMVRMTEAQVEDLVAGITCPARVLFADPAQPYLPDAVRRARAALLPAGDLVVMAGGHHLHMEQPAEVAAVVGAFLQG, encoded by the coding sequence CTGACCCGCGGCTTCGAGCTGGCGCTCCCGGGCGGCACGGTGCGCGGGCTGCGCGCCGGCGCCGAGGGCGCGCCGCGGGTGCTGGCCCTGCACGGCTGGCTCGACAACGCCGCGAGCTTCGCGCCGCTGGCGCCGTTCCTGCCGGGTCTCGACCTGGTGGTCCCGGACCTGCCCGGCCATGGCCGCAGCGACCATCTGCCGCGCGGCATGGACTATTCCTTCGCCGGCGCGGTGCACGGCGTGCTCGATATCGCCGATGCGCTGGGCTGGGAGCACTTCGCCCTGCTCGGTCACTCGATGGGCGCCGGCATCGCCAGCCTGGTCGCCGCGGCCTGCCCGGCGCGCGTGCAGCGGCTGGTCGCGATCGAGGCCCTGGGCGCGCTGGCCGAGGTGCCCGAACGCACGGTGGAGCGCCTGCGCCAGGCGGTCGAGGCCACCCGTGCCCTGCCCGGCAAGCGCCTGCGCGTGTTCCCGGACCTCGAGCTGGCGGTCCGCGCGCGCATGCAGGCCAACGGCCTCGACGAGGCGGTTGCCCGGCTGCTGGTCGAGCGCGGTACCGAGGCGGTCGAGGGCGGCTGGCGCTGGAGCAGCGATCCGCGCCTGACCCTGCCGACCATGGTCCGCATGACCGAGGCGCAGGTCGAGGACCTGGTGGCTGGCATCACCTGCCCGGCCAGGGTGCTGTTCGCCGATCCGGCCCAGCCCTACCTGCCCGATGCGGTGCGCCGCGCGCGCGCCGCGCTGCTGCCGGCGGGCGATCTGGTGGTGATGGCCGGTGGCCACCACCTGCACATGGAGCAGCCGGCCGAGGTGGCCGCCGTGGTCGGCGCGTTCCTTCAGGGATGA
- the hemH gene encoding ferrochelatase, which translates to MPASRDVLLLANLGTPSAPTAEAVSRYLGEFLADPRVVQLPRLFWLPLLRLVVLPLRSRRVAHNYAEIWMDGGSPLEVHTRRLAAAVQPLMPGVHVEHVMRYGEPALTRRLRELRAGGARVLVLPVYPQYSTTTTASVADVIGRELPAARMIEDYHVDPGWVDAVAGSIRRHWDQHGRGQRLLFSFHGIPQRLVDKGDPYERQCHASAQAIAAALGLGEGEWQLTFQSRFGGGKWLSPATDATVRALPAEGIRRIDVVCPGFSADCLETLEEISMQNAEFFREAGGETLSYIPCLNDDPAHARAIAALAQREFAAWA; encoded by the coding sequence ATGCCTGCTTCCCGCGACGTCCTGTTGCTCGCCAACCTCGGCACACCCTCGGCGCCGACCGCGGAGGCGGTCTCGCGCTACCTCGGCGAGTTCCTGGCCGATCCCCGCGTGGTGCAGCTGCCGCGGCTGTTCTGGCTGCCGCTGCTGCGGCTGGTGGTGCTGCCGCTGCGCTCGCGCCGGGTCGCGCACAACTATGCCGAGATCTGGATGGACGGCGGCTCGCCGCTCGAGGTGCACACGCGCCGGCTGGCCGCGGCGGTGCAGCCGCTGATGCCCGGCGTGCACGTCGAACACGTGATGCGCTATGGCGAGCCGGCGCTGACGCGGCGGCTGCGCGAGCTGCGCGCCGGCGGCGCGCGCGTCCTGGTGCTGCCGGTGTACCCGCAGTACTCGACCACCACGACCGCGTCGGTGGCGGACGTCATCGGGCGCGAGCTGCCCGCCGCGCGCATGATCGAGGACTACCACGTCGATCCGGGCTGGGTGGACGCCGTGGCCGGCTCGATCCGCCGCCACTGGGACCAGCACGGACGCGGCCAGCGGCTGCTGTTCTCCTTCCACGGCATCCCGCAGCGCCTGGTCGACAAGGGCGATCCCTACGAGCGCCAGTGCCATGCCAGCGCGCAGGCGATCGCCGCCGCGCTGGGGCTCGGCGAGGGCGAGTGGCAGCTGACCTTCCAGTCGCGCTTCGGCGGCGGCAAGTGGCTGTCGCCAGCCACCGATGCCACGGTGCGCGCGCTGCCGGCCGAAGGCATCCGGCGCATCGATGTCGTCTGCCCGGGGTTCTCGGCCGACTGCCTGGAGACCCTGGAGGAGATCTCGATGCAGAACGCGGAATTCTTCCGCGAGGCCGGCGGCGAGACGCTGTCCTACATCCCCTGCCTCAATGACGATCCCGCGCATGCGCGCGCGATCGCGGCCCTGGCGCAGCGCGAATTCGCCGCGTGGGCCTGA
- a CDS encoding lipid-binding SYLF domain-containing protein yields the protein MLRLPVLATALSLALAAAPAAAGPREDARAVNAVRVLTDIQAIPESAIPEKLFDEARAIVVVPDTIKAGLVIGGRRGHGMMSVKNPDGTWSNPSFVKLTGGSIGLQAGVQSADVVLVFRSDRGLESIVNGKFTLGADAAVAAGPVGRNASTATDGELKAEIWSWSRARGLFAGIALDGAVLSIDDAANEAAYGRDTTPRMIFEGRANGQPSTPVVEFRDSLEEATALARANRGTEGTAARARTRVAATPAPAPAQGATVETSPIGTGTTPAQGPGAFEPVDGTQVTSEPLPADNLPAPLPDPID from the coding sequence CTGCTCCGCCTGCCCGTCCTGGCCACTGCGCTGTCCCTCGCGCTCGCCGCCGCGCCCGCCGCCGCCGGTCCCCGCGAGGACGCGCGCGCGGTCAACGCGGTGCGCGTGCTCACCGACATCCAGGCGATCCCGGAGTCGGCGATCCCGGAAAAGCTCTTCGACGAGGCGCGCGCGATCGTCGTCGTGCCCGACACCATCAAGGCCGGCCTGGTCATCGGTGGCCGCCGCGGCCACGGCATGATGTCGGTGAAGAACCCCGATGGCACGTGGTCGAACCCGAGCTTCGTCAAGCTCACCGGCGGCAGCATCGGCCTGCAGGCCGGCGTGCAGTCGGCCGACGTGGTGCTGGTGTTCCGCAGCGACCGCGGGCTGGAATCGATCGTCAACGGCAAGTTCACCCTGGGCGCGGATGCCGCGGTCGCCGCCGGCCCGGTCGGCCGCAACGCGTCCACCGCCACCGACGGCGAGCTCAAGGCCGAGATCTGGTCCTGGTCGCGCGCCCGCGGCCTGTTCGCGGGCATCGCGCTCGACGGCGCGGTCCTGTCGATCGACGACGCGGCCAACGAGGCCGCCTACGGCCGCGACACCACGCCGCGGATGATCTTCGAAGGTCGCGCGAACGGGCAGCCCTCCACGCCGGTGGTCGAATTCCGCGACAGCCTGGAGGAAGCCACCGCGCTGGCACGCGCCAACCGCGGCACCGAGGGCACGGCCGCGCGCGCCCGCACCCGCGTGGCGGCGACGCCCGCACCCGCTCCCGCGCAGGGCGCGACGGTGGAAACCTCGCCGATCGGCACCGGCACGACGCCGGCCCAGGGCCCCGGCGCCTTCGAGCCGGTCGACGGAACGCAGGTGACCTCCGAGCCGCTGCCGGCCGACAACCTGCCGGCGCCGCTGCCCGATCCCATCGACTGA
- the tatA gene encoding Sec-independent protein translocase subunit TatA, whose translation MGSFSIWHWIIVLVVVLLIFGTKRLRGAGRDLGEAVKGFKKGMADDDTPAGQLGDQSREGERKAERDSDSVER comes from the coding sequence ATGGGCAGTTTCAGCATCTGGCATTGGATCATCGTCCTGGTGGTCGTGCTGCTGATCTTCGGCACCAAGCGCCTGCGCGGCGCCGGTCGCGACCTTGGCGAGGCGGTGAAGGGCTTCAAGAAGGGCATGGCGGACGACGACACCCCCGCCGGCCAGCTCGGCGACCAGTCCCGCGAGGGCGAGCGCAAGGCCGAGCGCGACAGCGACTCCGTCGAGCGCTGA
- the tatB gene encoding Sec-independent protein translocase protein TatB has protein sequence MFDLGFGELLMIALVALVVLGPERLPKAARFAGLWVRRARAQWYSVRSELERELAAEELKRNLDSVRSSATDFERQARSAVDDLDAGVRKADADARKGFRALRDDLAGERAAPDAPTAGEGAGSGTAAVQEPSGTPAGDSTPAADGDADGRG, from the coding sequence ATGTTCGACCTCGGCTTCGGCGAACTGCTGATGATCGCCCTGGTGGCGCTCGTGGTCCTCGGACCCGAGCGCCTGCCGAAGGCCGCGCGCTTCGCCGGCCTGTGGGTGCGGCGCGCACGCGCGCAGTGGTACTCGGTGCGCTCCGAGCTGGAGCGCGAGCTGGCGGCCGAGGAGCTCAAGCGCAATCTGGATTCGGTGCGCAGCTCCGCCACCGATTTCGAGCGCCAGGCGCGCAGCGCGGTCGACGACCTGGACGCCGGCGTGCGCAAGGCCGACGCTGACGCCCGCAAGGGCTTCAGGGCGCTGCGCGACGATCTCGCCGGCGAGCGGGCGGCGCCGGACGCGCCCACCGCGGGCGAAGGCGCAGGATCCGGCACCGCCGCCGTGCAGGAACCTTCGGGCACGCCCGCCGGCGATTCCACGCCCGCAGCCGACGGAGACGCCGATGGCCGGGGCTGA
- the tatC gene encoding twin-arginine translocase subunit TatC: MAGADGEGNIFDHLLELRSRILRGLVGLGVVLAALLPFANTLYTRLSQPLVDKLPAGAQLIAVEVASPFFAPLKLAFFAALVLSMPWLLYQAWAFVAPGLYRREKRLAFPLLASSLLLFYAGCAFAFFVVLPSVFGFLTMVTPEGVAMMTDINAYLDFVLVIFLAFGLSFELPVALVILVLMGWVTPAQLREARGYAIVGIFILAAIITPPDVISQLMLAIPMCLLYEAGIIAARMLSRREPAAGTAGPD, encoded by the coding sequence ATGGCCGGGGCTGACGGCGAAGGCAACATCTTCGACCACCTGCTCGAGCTGCGCTCGCGCATCCTGCGCGGGCTCGTGGGCCTGGGCGTGGTGCTGGCCGCGCTGCTGCCCTTCGCCAACACCCTCTACACCCGCCTGTCGCAGCCGCTGGTCGACAAGCTGCCCGCGGGCGCGCAGCTGATCGCGGTCGAGGTCGCGTCGCCGTTCTTCGCGCCGCTCAAGCTGGCGTTCTTCGCCGCGCTGGTGCTGAGCATGCCGTGGCTGCTCTACCAGGCCTGGGCCTTCGTCGCGCCGGGACTCTACCGGCGCGAGAAGCGCCTGGCGTTTCCGCTGCTGGCGAGCTCGCTGCTGCTGTTCTACGCCGGCTGCGCCTTCGCCTTCTTCGTGGTGCTGCCCTCGGTGTTCGGCTTCCTCACCATGGTCACGCCCGAAGGCGTGGCGATGATGACCGACATCAACGCCTACCTCGACTTCGTGCTGGTGATCTTCCTCGCGTTCGGCCTGAGCTTCGAGCTGCCGGTGGCGCTGGTGATCCTGGTGCTGATGGGCTGGGTGACGCCGGCGCAGCTGCGCGAGGCGCGCGGCTACGCGATCGTCGGCATCTTCATCCTGGCGGCGATCATCACGCCCCCGGACGTGATCTCGCAGCTGATGCTGGCGATCCCGATGTGCCTGCTGTACGAGGCGGGGATCATCGCCGCGCGGATGCTGTCGCGGCGCGAGCCCGCCGCCGGCACCGCCGGCCCGGACTGA
- a CDS encoding RDD family protein, with the protein MRPAGFWRRGAAWSLDALPVGLATLALCVGSMRPASGALAAAWSVLVDALAQRMAGVVSGAMATGAGADAASGAGALLALTRGALRDPALLAAARDVQAALAALAVPPLAVFAALFLAWCVGFEGSSLRATPGKRALGLRVATVAGGDAATGRLLLRFLAGTLSWLSLNVGHLLAAIPPAHAALHDRLSATRVVLAADAPSTMPRWARAWLWLLAAALLLATAWAAAAMGAAMQAALDRALRG; encoded by the coding sequence ATGCGTCCCGCCGGCTTCTGGCGACGCGGCGCAGCGTGGTCGCTGGATGCGCTGCCCGTCGGCCTGGCGACGCTGGCGCTGTGCGTCGGGTCGATGCGCCCGGCGTCGGGCGCCCTGGCCGCGGCGTGGAGCGTGCTGGTGGACGCCTTGGCGCAGCGCATGGCGGGCGTGGTCAGCGGCGCGATGGCGACCGGTGCAGGTGCGGACGCGGCTTCCGGCGCCGGCGCGCTGCTGGCATTGACGCGCGGTGCGCTGCGCGATCCGGCGCTGCTCGCCGCGGCGCGCGACGTGCAGGCGGCGCTGGCCGCGCTCGCGGTCCCGCCGCTCGCGGTGTTCGCGGCGCTGTTCCTCGCCTGGTGCGTGGGCTTCGAAGGCTCGTCGCTGCGCGCGACGCCCGGCAAGCGCGCGCTGGGCCTGCGCGTGGCCACCGTGGCCGGGGGCGATGCCGCGACCGGACGCCTGCTGCTGCGCTTCCTGGCCGGGACGCTGTCATGGCTGAGCCTCAACGTCGGCCACCTGCTGGCCGCCATCCCGCCGGCACATGCGGCACTGCACGACCGCCTCAGTGCGACGCGCGTGGTCCTGGCGGCGGATGCGCCGTCAACGATGCCGCGCTGGGCACGCGCCTGGCTGTGGCTCCTGGCCGCCGCGCTTCTGCTGGCCACCGCCTGGGCGGCGGCGGCCATGGGCGCGGCCATGCAGGCCGCGCTGGATCGCGCGCTCCGGGGCTGA
- a CDS encoding glutamine amidotransferase produces MIRNSRPFLVVETGQPVPSMRRHGGFAHWIRTAAGLARGEVEVVNVQAGDAPPAHGEHAGVIVSGSGAMVSDREAWSERTADWLRDAAHGGAPLFGICYGHQLLAHALGGEVADNPRGLEMGTVDLELHPAAGEDPLFTGLPARIQAQATHLQSVIRPPEGAIVLASSTLDDRHAFRWGESAWGVQFHPEFSADHMRGYVRARAANLERGGQDAAAIHAAVRAAPDARRVLRRFVRRARRHA; encoded by the coding sequence ATGATCCGAAACTCGCGTCCCTTCCTCGTCGTCGAGACCGGCCAGCCAGTGCCTTCGATGCGTCGCCACGGCGGCTTCGCGCACTGGATCCGCACCGCCGCGGGACTCGCGCGCGGCGAGGTCGAGGTGGTGAACGTGCAGGCGGGCGATGCGCCGCCGGCACACGGCGAGCATGCCGGGGTGATCGTCAGCGGCTCGGGCGCCATGGTCAGCGACCGCGAAGCGTGGAGCGAGCGCACCGCCGACTGGCTGCGCGACGCCGCGCACGGCGGCGCCCCACTGTTCGGCATCTGCTATGGCCACCAGCTGCTGGCGCATGCCCTGGGCGGCGAGGTCGCCGACAATCCGCGCGGGCTCGAGATGGGCACGGTCGACCTCGAACTGCATCCCGCGGCCGGCGAAGATCCCCTGTTCACCGGCTTGCCCGCGCGCATCCAGGCGCAGGCCACGCACCTGCAGAGCGTGATCCGCCCGCCGGAGGGCGCGATCGTGCTGGCCAGCTCCACGCTCGACGACCGCCATGCTTTCCGCTGGGGCGAGTCGGCCTGGGGCGTGCAGTTCCATCCGGAGTTCAGCGCCGACCACATGCGCGGCTACGTGCGCGCGCGCGCCGCCAACCTGGAGCGCGGCGGGCAGGATGCCGCGGCGATCCACGCCGCGGTGCGCGCAGCGCCGGACGCGCGCCGCGTGCTGCGCCGCTTCGTGCGCCGGGCGCGTCGCCACGCCTGA
- the glyQ gene encoding glycine--tRNA ligase subunit alpha, translated as MTAPTFQQLIQRLNEYWAAQGCVLIQPLDLEVGAGTFHPATFLRSIGPEPWNAAYVQPCRRPTDGRYGENPNRLQRYYQYQVVMKPSPDNIVELYFESLKSLGVDPLVHDLRLVEDNWESPTLGAWGLGWEVWLNGMEVTQFTWFQQAGGIECRPVLGEITYGLERLCMYLQNVDDVFDLVWTHGPDGTPVTYRDVYHQNEVEQSTYNFEHADVAELFHRFDACEAEALTLVELGLPLPAYEQVMKASHSFNMLDARRAISVTERQRYILRVRKLSQAVAEAYHAQREKLGFPGLRGAPAHAA; from the coding sequence ATGACCGCACCCACCTTCCAGCAGCTGATCCAGCGGCTCAACGAATACTGGGCCGCGCAGGGCTGCGTGCTGATCCAGCCGCTCGACCTCGAGGTCGGTGCAGGCACCTTCCATCCCGCGACCTTCCTGCGCTCGATCGGGCCGGAGCCGTGGAACGCGGCCTACGTGCAGCCCTGCCGCCGCCCGACCGACGGCCGCTACGGCGAGAACCCCAACCGGCTGCAGCGCTACTACCAGTACCAGGTGGTGATGAAGCCTTCGCCCGACAACATCGTCGAGTTGTATTTCGAGTCGCTGAAGAGCCTGGGCGTCGACCCGCTGGTGCACGACCTGCGCCTGGTCGAGGACAACTGGGAATCCCCGACGCTCGGTGCCTGGGGCCTGGGCTGGGAGGTCTGGTTGAACGGCATGGAGGTGACCCAGTTCACCTGGTTCCAGCAGGCCGGCGGCATCGAGTGCCGCCCGGTGCTCGGCGAGATCACCTACGGCCTCGAGCGCCTGTGCATGTACCTGCAGAACGTCGACGACGTCTTCGACCTGGTCTGGACGCACGGCCCCGACGGCACGCCGGTGACCTATCGCGACGTCTACCACCAGAACGAGGTCGAGCAGAGCACGTACAACTTCGAGCACGCCGACGTCGCCGAACTCTTCCATCGCTTCGACGCCTGCGAGGCCGAGGCGCTGACATTGGTCGAACTCGGCCTGCCGCTGCCCGCCTACGAGCAGGTGATGAAGGCCAGCCACAGCTTCAACATGCTCGACGCGCGCCGCGCGATCAGCGTCACCGAGCGCCAGCGCTACATCCTGCGCGTGCGCAAGCTGTCGCAGGCCGTCGCCGAGGCCTACCACGCGCAGCGCGAAAAGCTCGGCTTCCCCGGCCTGCGCGGCGCGCCGGCCCACGCCGCCTGA